DNA sequence from the Alkaliphilus metalliredigens QYMF genome:
AAAAAAAATTAGGAGTGAGCAATGATGAAAATGAAAACTTTATTAACTTTATTATTAGTTGGAGTCTTAGTATTAGCAGTAGGATGCCAACCTGCAGATGAGACCCCTGGTGAGGCAGCTGAAGAAATGGGAAGCGTTACACTAGGTTATGTTTCATGGGACTCTGAAATCGCCAGTACAAACGTATTAAAAGTTGTTTTAGAAGATTTAGGATATGATGTTGACATGATGGATGTAAGTGCAGCGTTATTATACCAGGGAGTTGCAGAAGGCGATTTTGATCTAACCACTGCAGCTTGGTTACCCACAACTCATGGAGATTATATTAATCAATATGGTGCGGGTTTAGATGATCTTGGTCCAAACTTAAACGGCACAAGAATCGGATTAGTTGTCCCTAGCTTTATGGATATTGATAGCATTGAAGATTTAGCTACCGGAGAATATGCAGGTACACAAATCACAGGAATTGATCCTGGTGCAGGAATTATGCAAGCAACAGAAGCTGCTATAGATGAATATGGGCTAGATTATGAGTTACTAGAGGGTAGCGATGCTGCTATGGCAGCTGCATTAAATGATGCGATTTCTTATGATGAAGAAGTCATCGTTACTGGTTGGACACCTCACTGGAAATTTGCTAGCTATGACTTAAAATACCTAGAAGATCCACTAGGCATTTATGGTTCAGATGAAGACATTCACACATTAGCCCGTGTTGGACTAGAAGATGATATGCCTGAAGTTTATGCAGTGGCAAGCAACTTCCACTGGACTCCTGATGACATGGCTGGCGTAATGGTGGCTATTTCAGAAGGAATGGGCGCTGAAGAAGCGGCACGTCAATGGGTATCAGAAAATCAAGATACTGTTAATGGATGGCTTCAATAATACCAATCATACTAATTTTAATAGCCCTTCCTTATCATAAGGAAGGGCTATTATCTTATTTATATTTCTTCATTATTCATGTTGTTTCTTATTAAATTTCTTAAATGTACCCACTACTACCTAAAGCTATGGTATTCATTCACTGGATGGATCCTTGCAATATAGACACGATCAATCATAATGTTTCCATATGGTTTACCACTAGTATCTAACACATTAAAGTATTCTTCATTATAGCTAATGCCATTAGTCGATCCTTGACTAGACCAATACTTCAACCCAATAATTTGCTCATCTGCCTTAATCCAATTGAGAAAAACTGCTGTATGTCCCGTGTTATTTTCTCGGCTAAAATCAATAAAATCTC
Encoded proteins:
- a CDS encoding glycine betaine ABC transporter substrate-binding protein, which codes for MMKMKTLLTLLLVGVLVLAVGCQPADETPGEAAEEMGSVTLGYVSWDSEIASTNVLKVVLEDLGYDVDMMDVSAALLYQGVAEGDFDLTTAAWLPTTHGDYINQYGAGLDDLGPNLNGTRIGLVVPSFMDIDSIEDLATGEYAGTQITGIDPGAGIMQATEAAIDEYGLDYELLEGSDAAMAAALNDAISYDEEVIVTGWTPHWKFASYDLKYLEDPLGIYGSDEDIHTLARVGLEDDMPEVYAVASNFHWTPDDMAGVMVAISEGMGAEEAARQWVSENQDTVNGWLQ